In Stomoxys calcitrans chromosome 2, idStoCalc2.1, whole genome shotgun sequence, the following proteins share a genomic window:
- the LOC106084696 gene encoding uncharacterized protein LOC106084696 has product MCAVAFRGKLAENLRFGHILEISGKAKNNAESFRISLKSSKHDQYVGLQIVVIFHDDKFFLKNCLNGEWSDEVPRNFDTSVFKSDFKIYIAMGEENFHININKSHLEYYKYRKHPSLMTIVEIDGDLDYIRQLDHRKYFPYLWPPSQAVERQRLQFSAEIPMSFRAGHVIKVAMTLHGNANGTFVTRLRNIRDMEREEFHMSVRFGYNALVRNAKNRLKEDHYIFGEEERSGSFPFTDFSQAFVLAFAFTDKELKVAKDGKLLFAFHWRTFDVLPLIAGLKLDASDDVKIVVSQLEHIQMEDDLCRAFEHFSVL; this is encoded by the exons ATGTGTGCGGTTGCTTTTCGCGGAAaattagctgaaaatttgcgaTTTGGTCATATTTTGGAAATTTCCggtaaagcgaagaataatgcaGAGAG TTTTCGCATATCCCTGAAATCTTCAAAGCATGATCAGTATGTGGGCCTTCAAATTGTTGTGATTTTTCACgatgataaattttttctaaagaactgCTTGAACGGTGAATGGAGTGATGAAGTGCCACGAAACTTTGACACCTCTGTCTTCAAAAGCGATTTTAAAATCTATATCGCCATGGGCGAAGAGAATTTCCATATCAACATAAATAAGAGCCATTTGGAATATTACAAATACCGCAAGCATCCATCATTGATGACTATTGTGGAAATCGATGGTGATTTGGATTATATTCGCCAGTTGGACCATAGGAAATATTTTCCTTACTTATGGCCACCCAGTCAGGCGGTGGAGAGGCAGCGTTTGCAATTTAGTGCTGAGATACCAATGTCCTTTAGGGCTGGCCATGTCATTAAGGTCGCCATGACACTGCATGGCAATGCAAATGGTACTTTTGTTACCCGTTTGAGGAATATAAGGGACATGGAAAGGGAAGAATTTCATATGAGCGTTCGCTTTGGTTACAATGCCTTAGTGAGGAATGCCAAAAATAGACTAAAGGAGGATCACTATAT ATTTGGCGAGGAAGAAAGAAGTGGCAGCTTTCCATTTACTGATTTCTCCCAAGCCTTTGTACTTGCCTTTGCTTTTACCGATAAGGAATTGAAGGTAGCCAAAGATGGGAAACTTCTTTTTGCATTCCATTGGCGAACTTTTGATGTATTGCCCTTGATTGCTGGCTTAAAACTGGATGCTAGCGATGACGTCAAAATTGTGGTCAGTCAACTTGAGCATATTCAAATGGAGGATGATTTGTGCCGTGcatttgaacatttttctgtATTGTAA